The Diabrotica virgifera virgifera chromosome 10, PGI_DIABVI_V3a genome has a window encoding:
- the LOC126893015 gene encoding uncharacterized protein LOC126893015 — translation MDKSRKFKFQRHTALNDIQSIYDLGSKAVSDQSLRSLFKIRCSELDVIKEEFLKQHTSIINNVLSVPDSDTGDEEKVRELFLDLFYKIKVFDAEFFGSPSESPGPASWASGGAHPSHIRLPHLYNSIVHNNASLGNVEKFKYLKGCLDGTPLSLIRNLPITNDNYQVAYDLIVKRYTNVRRYATAHWDAIMGVQKISAVNSKNLSKLVDTFLENLAALKSLGLPTEHWDFIMFNLLLSKLDIDSIKLFELENKSNEIPSFKKLLAFIETQYIAYDNLYSSIGEGKKSSRAPNNTEPKANAKHQAGDSRHNRSSSSFVTNSSSVCCALCKQSHYLNQCSLFLKKSPRERYQFCKESSSCFKCLNQANHSVKSCPKSFKCSKCSSHLHNSLLHFERNRSNSQSSSENNSPGSSGIESSPEVSHCAASFVGQKNETKKEILFGTVLVHAIDSKGCKQPLRCLIDSGSMSSFISRKAANRLGWPKTPCSFEINGLDSMQTKLNQGQISFSIQPRHLESPVFHLEATITDRVCSDLPSTQIDISAWNYIKNLKLADPKFNCSQSVDLLIGCSIFSKVLLEGKIEGKPGQPDALNTVFGYILLGPTSTPNLSSTCSSSSSLVCLSNVEDSLDSSLRKFWELENIPEEPVSEPEDVLCETMYRETHSRDVSGKYVVSLPFRESPPCLKDSYDVALNRFISLERRLFRQPGLQREYSSHMQEYIDLGHMQFVLEGEKTKGKYYIPHHCVVKSESVSTKIRVVYNASQKSPRLEVPPSLREKSPSEEVTKSLVFVSTREEHFLSCLLENQSSFTSIQRILAFMLRFAHNSRFKRSRRVGPLSSVELESSLIILVRFTQEQYFEDQLQSTSFPKPFRKLGVFLDDNTQCLRVGGRLS, via the exons ATGGATAAATCGAGAAAATTTAAATTCCAGCGGCATACAGCGCTCAATGACATTCAGTCGATTTATGATCTAGGTAGTAAAGCCGTTTCTGATCAGAGTTTACGATCGTTGTTTAAAATAAGGTGTAGCGAGTTAGACGTGATCAAGGAGGAATTTTTAAAGCAGCATACAAGCATTATTAATAATGTTTTGTCGGTACCGGATTCAGATACGGGGGACGAAGAAAAGGTCCGAGAATTATTCTTGGACTTGTTctacaaaataaaagtttttgacGCGGAATTCTTTGGGTCACCATCTGAAAGTCCAGGTCCAGCGTCTTGGGCTTCCGGCGGAGCTCATCCATCCCACATTCGCTTACCTC ACCTTTATAATTCGATAGTGCATAATAATGCATCCCTAGGAAACgtagaaaaatttaaatatttgaaaggttgtttagaCGGGACTCCGCTTAGCTTAATTCGCAATTTACCCATAACCAACGATAATTACCAAGTGGCTTATGATTTAATTGTTAAACGGTACACAAATGTTCGTCGTTATGCGACCGCCCATTGGGATGCGATAATGGGCGTTCAAAAAATCTCCGCGGTCAACTCGAAAAATCTATCTAAATTGGTAGACACCTTTTTAGAAAATTTAGCCGCTTTGAAAAGTTTAGGCCTTCCCACTGAGCATTGGGATTTCATTATGTTCAATTTGCTTTTGTCGAAATTAGATATTGACTCCATTAAGTTATTCGAGTTGGAAAATAAGTCTAATGAAATTCCGTCCTTCAAAAAATTATTAGCGTTCATCGAAACCCAATACATCGCGTATGATAATTTATACAGCAGTATAGGTGAGGGAAAGAAGTCGTCGCGGGCCCCAAATAACACGGAGCCAAAGGCCAACGCCAAACACCAGGCTGGTGATTCAAGGCACAATCGTAGTAGCTCGTCGTTCGTAACAAATTCGTCTTCAGTATGTTGCGCTCTATGCAAACAAAGCCATTATCTCAACCAGTGTTCGTTGTTCTTGAAAAAATCGCCAAGAGAGAGGTATCAGTTTTGTAAAGAGTCTTCTTCCTGTTTTAAGTGTCTTAATCAGGCTAACCATTCAGTCAAGTCGTGTCCTAAATCCTTCAAATGTAGCAAATGTAGTAGTCATCTCCATAATAGTTTATTACACTTCGAGAGAAACCGTTCCAATAGTCAGTCGTCCTCAGAAAATAATAGTCCAGGGTCATCGGGAATCGAATCGTCTCCTGAAGTATCCCATTGTGCCGCTAGTTTTGTAGGACAGAAAAATGAAACCAAAAAGGAAATCTTGTTCGGTACTGTTTTGGTTCATGCGATTGACAGTAAAGGGTGTAAACAACCCTTGAGATGTCTTATTGATTCGGGTTCGATGAGTTCGTTCATTAGTCGAAAGGCTGCCAATCGATTGGGATGGCCTAAAACTCCTTGCTCGTTCGAAATTAACGGACTAGATTCGATGCAAACGAAACTGAATCAGGGGCAAATAAGTTTCTCTATCCAACCTCGTCATCTGGAGTCACCGGTGTTTCATTTGGAGGCTACTATTACAGATCGGGTTTGCTCGGATTTGCCCAGCACCCAAATAGATATTTCTGCTTggaattatattaaaaatttgaaGTTAGCTGATCCCAAATTTAATTGTAGTCAATCGGTCGATTTGTTAATTGGTTGTAGTATATTTTCGAAGGTGTTGTtagagggtaaaattgaaggtaAACCGGGACAGCCTGATGCCCTAAATACCGTTTTTGGATATATTTTGTTGGGCCCAACTAGCACACCTAACCTTTCGTCaacttgttcttcttcttcgtcgCTTGTTTGTCTTTCAAATGTGGAAGACTCGTTAGATTCTTCGTTAAGGAAATTTTGGGAACTGGAGAACATACCGGAAGAGCCAGTTTCAGAACCGGAAGACGTTCTGTGCGAAACCATGTATCGGGAAACACATAGTCGGGACGTCTCGGGAAAATATGTTGTGTCTTTGCCTTTTCGTGAATCGCCGCCTTGTTTAAAAGATAGCTATGATGTTGCTTTAAACAGATTTATTTCGTTGGAACGTCGCTTGTTTCGTCAGCCGGGTTTGCAAAGGGAATATTCGTCCCATATGCAGGAGTATATTGATTTAGGTCATATGCAATTTGTTCTTGAGGGCGAAAAGACAAAGGGAAAGTATTATATCCCACATCATTGCGTTGTTAAATCGGAAAGTGTCTCTACTAAAATTCGAGTGGTATATAATGCGTCTCAGAAAAGTCCCAGACTTG AGGTTCCTCCATCATTGCGGGAAAAATCCCCTTCGGAAGAGGTAACGAAAAGTTTAGTGTTTGTTTCCACTCGTGAGGAACATTTTTTGTCTTGTTTGTTAGAAAACCAATCGTCTTTTACCTCTATCCAAAGAATTTTGGCCTTTATGTTGCGATTCGCGCACAACTCTCGTTTTAAAAGGTCAAGACGTGTAGGACCCTTGAGTTCAGTAGAATTGGAAAGCTCGTTAATTATTCTTGTTAGGTTTACACAGGAACAGTATTTTGAAGACCAGCTTCAGTCGACCTCGTTTCCAAAACCATTTCGCAAATTAGGAGTATTTTTAGATGATAATACTCAGTGCTTAAGAGTAGGTGGTCGTCTATCGTAG